One segment of Chionomys nivalis chromosome 1, mChiNiv1.1, whole genome shotgun sequence DNA contains the following:
- the LOC130872533 gene encoding vomeronasal type-1 receptor 48-like produces the protein MNQNRKLYTYTNFRNTFFSEISIGISGNSVLLLFHVLAFSSEHKPRLTDLPIGFLAVIHLLLLLVAGIIATDIFMFHQGWDDITCKSLLFLYRFLRGLSVCATCLLSVLQAITLSPRNSCLAKFKRKLSPCHNLWSLFALCSVYSSISTYLFISMVKTPNVTSDHLLYMTESCSLVHFSFPTKYIMSTLFIFRDIFVMGIMVLSSGYMLILLCRHKKLVQHLHITSFSPKASAEQRASRTILLLLCFFVLMCILDSFMIFSRHMFKDDPIFYFILMLVSHSYASVSPFVFISTEKDIIGLFFSMFERTVSI, from the coding sequence ATGAATCAAAACAGAAAGCTGTACACTTACACTAACTTTAGAAACACATTCTTCTCTGAGATAAGCATTGGGATCTCAGGCAACAGtgtccttctcctcttccacgTCCTCGCATTCAGTAGTGAGCACAAGCCCAGACTCACTGACTTGCCCATTGGCTTCTTGGCTGTAATCcaccttctgctgctgctggttGCGGGCATCATAGCTACTGATATTTTCATGTTTCATCAAGGATGGGACGATATCACATGTAAATCTCTTCTCTTCTTATACAGATTTTTGAGGGGTCTCTCTGTTTGTGCCACCTGCTTGCTGAGTGTGCTCCAGGCCATCACTCTCAGCCCCAGAAACTCATGTTTAGCAAAGTTCAAAAGAAAATTATCCCCATGTCACAACTTATGGTCCTTGTTTGCCCTTTGTTCCGTCTATTCATCCATTTCCACTTACCTTTTCATCTCCATGGTTAAGACCCCTAATGTGACCTCAGACCACCTACTGTATATGACTGAATCCTGCTCTCTTGTACATTTCAGTTTTCCAACAAAATACATAATGTCCACATTGTTCATCTTCAGGGACATTTTTGTTATGGGTATCATGGTCCTCTCCAGCGGGTACATGCTGATTCTCCTGTGCAGGCACAAGAAGCTGGTCCAGCATCTTCACATCACCAGCTTTTCTCCAAAAGCATCAGCAGAGCAAAGGGCTTCCCGGACCATCCTGCTGCTCTTGTGCTTCTTTGTGCTCATGTGTATCTTGGATAGCTTTATGATATTCTCAAGGCATATGTTCAAAGATGATCCAATATTCTACTTTATCCTGATGCTTGTGAGCCATAGCTATGCCTCAGTCAGTCCTTTTGTGTTCATTAGCACTGAAAAGGATATAATTggccttttcttttccatgtttgAGAGAACAGTGAGTATTTGA